The Elaeis guineensis isolate ETL-2024a chromosome 5, EG11, whole genome shotgun sequence DNA segment ttatacaaccatatttttctctaattaggAAGATTACACTCCTAATTAGAGGGGTCTACTGATCTCTTCTTTCCAATACTCTCCCTCAGGATAAGACGAAAATATCATGAAGCCCCATCTTGTTACAAATTGAGGAGAAAGAAGAAGTGCTCAGACCCTTAGTAAGAATATTTGCCAATTGCTCTGAAGACTTGACAAAATGAAGACATATAATTCTCTGATCCAGCTTCTCCTTAATGAAGTAGCGGTCCACCTCAATGTATTTAGTTCTGTCATGTTGCATAGGATTATTTGCAATGTTGATAACTGCCTTATTATCACAGAACAGGAATAGAAGAGATGACTGAAAGAGACACAGCTAAGTAACTATTTCAACCATAAGATCTCGCAAATATCTTGAGCCATAGCTCGATATTCAGCCACTGCATTTGATCGAGCAACAACATCCGGCTTCTTGCTGTGCCAAGTTACTAGATTTCCTTCAATAAAAGTACAATAGCCCAAAGTAAACCATCAATCGTTAATGGAGCCAGCCCAATCTGCATCAGAAAAATCTTTAACCTTAAGATGTCCATGATG contains these protein-coding regions:
- the LOC140858062 gene encoding uncharacterized protein is translated as MMFFHHNKGKVAILIVYVDDIILTGDDLLELAHLKAQLTPSFEVKDLDSGETVDRECYQCLIGRLIYLSHTRLDIDFAIGLAPLTIDGLLWAISSLLFLFCDNKAVINIANNPMQHDRTKYIEVDRYFIKEKLDQRIICLHFVKSSEQLANILTKGLSTSSFSSICNKMGLHDIFVLS